CGAGCACACGACGGAGTTTCGCGATTCGCTCGCGCAGGCGCCTGCGGTCAGTCTCGAGCTTGGTCTCCCCAGGGCCGCGCACTCCCACGCCGCCGGCTCCACCGCGTGCGGCGATCCGGTCCATCATTCTCCCGCGTCCGGTGAGGCGTGGGAGGAGGTAGGATAGCTGGGCCAGCTCGACCTGAAGCTTGCCGGCTCGTGAGTGGGCGTGTTGGGCGAAGATGTCCAGGATCAGTTCGGTACGGTCGAGGATCTTGCGGTCCTCGAACTGGTCGACGAGGTTGCGTACCTGCGCCGGGCTCAGCTCGGCATCGAACAGGATGATCTCGGCCCCGGTCGAGGCCACCTCTGCTTTGAGCTCCTCGATCTTGCCCTTCCCCACGAAGTGACGCAGGTCGGGGTGCTCCCGATTCTGTACGAGGACCCCGACAGGAGCTGCCCCGGCGGCCCGGGCCAGGTCGATGAGTTCCTGCATGGAGCGCCGGCCCTCTCCTCGCAGCTTGTCAATCCCGACGAGGACCGCACGCTCACGTTCCATCCCCGGTTCTCGTTCCAGGCCTACATAGATCTCCAAAGCGATGTCCTCCTCGTACTCCGGTGCCCAGAAGGGCCGTTCCTGGTAGCTACGCTACCTCTTCAGTATAGACACTGGTGGGGTCGATGTGCAAAGGAGAGGCAGTCAGAATCGGGCACAGCCGGTCTTGCTATTGATCTCAAGATTATGTATGCTTGTTCAAGATAAACTAGAACGGCATAGCTTGCCGCAGCTTGTACCCTTTGAACCCGCCATCAACACAGGGCAGGGCCGTCGGTGCCTAGGGTTCACGTGTCGGTGCGCAGGCAGGCCTTCGGGGGGGGACACAGCACACCACGAAGCTACCCCACGCCGCGCCTGGAATCCCCTGAGTCACAGGTCGGCCCTCGGGACGTACTGTCGCAGCGACGCCAGGGCTTTGGAAGGAAGACTCCCTGCGACCCTCACTGTGGGCAGGTCTCCCTCATCGCAGCCTATCGTCCACAGGCGGCTTGTAGCTCGCTGGACCGGGGGTCGCATTCCACAACAGGTGATGGACAGACGGAAGAGAGGACGACGCTCCACGCAGGTCTCCTGTCCTTGGTAGCGATGATCGGCCTCGCTGCCGCGATTGGTGGTGTCGACCATCAACTCGCGCGGCGGGGCTTTCAGGCTGCGGCCCTTCGGGAGTTCCTCGCCGTCTCGCCTGACCGACTGACCACGGAACTCGACCCGCGCGCCGATTCGCAGGCAGACCGCGAGGGCCTGCAGAGGCTTCAGGTGGACGTCAGCAGCCCGAAGGCTCGTGGCGAAAAGCAGCGCGTGTACGTGACTCTGGACCCTTCGCGACGCTACGTGTGCAGGGCGCACTGGGTTCACAAGGTGGTTGCCGACAAGGCCGGTCCTCTGAGCCAGGAACGGCTACAGTCTCTCGCCGAAGGCTTCGCCAGTAGCCACTCTCTGTTCGTCGGGGCTCAGACGCGGCTGCTGACGGCCAAGCCGGCTCAGGAAGCCGGTCCGGGCGCCTACACTTTCACCTGGGAACTGACCATGCCGCCCCGGGGCCCACGCATCGGCCAGGCACGGGTCACACTGTCGCCTGTCGACGGGGCACCGCTGCACGCAGAGTTCACCATCCACGACCCCTCCCTGCTGGCACGCTTCACGATCAGTCGCACTGAGGCCCTCCGGCTCGCGATCGGCGCTTTGCCTCCCCGGTACCAGCGTGGGTCGGTAGCTTTGCGAGGCGTTTCGGTGGTCAACACCGCCGCAGCGGGCAAGCCCGCAACACCTGCCTGGCGCTTCCTTTTCGAGGAGGGGTCGAGACCGGAGTATCCGGCCTCGGCGGCAACCCTCTACACGGTGCTGGTGGATGGTGACTCCGGTAGTGCCCAGTTGGAATCGACCTCAACACAGGCGCGCTGAGGCGCCTGCTCCGCTGCAGAAGCGTCCCTCCAGGACGACCCGGGATTGCCGGATCTTCGGCCCTCTGGGGGACCGCCCAAGGGTTGCGCCGGGCCTGGGATACTGGTATACTTTGACCGGTTGCAGGCCGGCTCTTCGGCCTATCACGTGGCTGGCGTAAGGACCTTGAGACGTGCATAAGTTTGCGTTCATCATCCATCCCCTGGACGTGCGGGACGTTGCCCGCAAGTACCGGTATGCCGCACACCTGCCCGGCGCGCTTGTCGAGGCAAGTCTACACGTCATACCGCCCAAGCTGGTTAGTCACATCACCGGGATTCGGTCGGCCACCGGCGCAGAGACCGAGGGCTGGTTCGTTGCGTGCCCGCTCACCTCTCGGCAGTTCAGGGACGGCAACGCGGCTAAGGCCATCAACAAGATCGTCGAGGCCGGCAAGATAGCCCAGGACCTGGGTGCTGAGATTGTCGGACTGGGCGCCTTCACGTCGATTGTGGGCGACGCCGGGATCACCGTGGCAGAGCGGCTCGACATCGCCGTCACGACCGGCAACAGCTACACCGTAGCTACCGCGCTCGAGGGCTCGCTGCTTGCGGCTCGCCAACTGGGGCAAGATCCGGCGCAGTGCACTGCCGCCATTTTGGGCGCAACCGGATCGATCGGTCGCGTGGCAGCCAAGATGCTGGGGCCCCAGGTCGCCCGTCTCATACTAAATGCTCGCAGCGCAAAGCCCCTGCAGGCACTTGCTGACGAACTGGCCGCCGAGGACATCCAAGCCGAGGCGCAGACCGACATCAACGCGGCGCTCGTGGATGCAGACATCGTGGTCGCCGTCACCTCTTCGGTCGAGGCCATCGTCCTGCCGGAGATGCTCAAGATCGGCGCTGTGGTATGCGACGTGGCCCGTCCGCGCGATGTGTCGGTCAAGGTGGCCCAGGAGCGCGACGATGTGCTGGTCATCGAGGGCGGTGCTGTGGCGGTCCCCGGCGACGTGGACTTCCACTTCAACTTCGGGTTCCCGCCCAAAGAGTCCTACGCCTGCATGGCTGAGACCATGATCCTCGCGCTTGAGGGCAAATGCGAGGACTACTCGCTGGGACGCGACATCAAGTGCGAGCAGGTTACGGAGATCGCCGAACTCGGCCGCAAGCACGGGTTCAAGCTTGCCGGCTTCCGCTCCTTCGAGCACCGCGTGAGCGATGAGGATATCCAGCGAGTGCGGGACAAGCTCCACGCTGCGCAGCGCCTACACAGTATCACCGCCTGAGGACACGCTCACGGTTGCGGCCGGCGAGTTCTCCGGTTGGCCGCACACATACCCGAACCAGATACGGCAGGGGTATAGCCCCTGCCTACGTCTTTGACTTGGAAGGACTGCAGCGGAATGTTGCCTGAAGAGCTTACCCAGGAGGAGCAGCGGCTGCAAAAGCTGCTCGCGCTCCAGGAGGCCGGTCGCGACCCCTTCGCGATTCACCGTTACGAGCGCACCCATCTGGCCCAGGAGGCAGTGGCCGCCTACGAGGAGCCGGGCGGACAGAAGGTCTGCGTCTGCGGTCGCCTGATGACCCGGCGCGCTCATGGGAAGTCGACCTTCGCGGACCTGGTTGACCAGTCGGGCAAGATCCAGCTTTACGCAAAGCTGGACGACCTGGGAGCCGAGGGCTATGAGGCCTTCAAGGACCTGGACATCGGCGACATCCTCGGCGTTCGCGGCGAGTTGTTCCTGACGCGGACGGGCGAGGTTACGGTCAAGGTCAGCGAGTTCACGCTGCTGTCCAAGTCGCTGCGACCACTGCCCGAAAAGTGGCATGGTCTGCAGGACACCGAGGCGCGCTATCGCCAGCGCTACCTCGACCTGATCATGAATCCCGAGTCGCGCGAGGTGTTCGAGAAGCGGGCACGGATGACCCAGGCCGTGCGTGACCTGCTGTGCTCACGGGGCTTTCACGAGGTTGAGACGCCGGTCCTGCAGCCCCTCTATGGCGGCGCGAATGCTCGGCCCTTCACCACGCACCACAACGCTCTGGACATGACCCTGTACATGCGCATCGCTCCGGAGCTGTATCTGAAGCGGCTCGTGGTCGGCGGCATGGAGCGCGTCTTCGAGATCGGCAAGCTGTTCCGCAACGAGGGCATCGACACCCGGCACAACCCGGAGTTCACGAGCCTTGAGGCCTACCAGGCCTATGCGGACTACGAGGACATGATGGACCTGGTGGAGCAGCTTGTGTGCGCCATGGCCCAGTCCGCCAACGGGAGCCTGGAGATCACCTACGGTGAGTATGAGATCGACCTGACGCCGCCCTGGCGCAGGATCGGGCTGTATGAGTCGATTCGCGAGGCAGCCGGTGTCGACTTCTCGCAGATTGAGACGGATGAGGCGGCCCGCGAG
The nucleotide sequence above comes from Armatimonadia bacterium. Encoded proteins:
- a CDS encoding shikimate dehydrogenase, with the protein product MHKFAFIIHPLDVRDVARKYRYAAHLPGALVEASLHVIPPKLVSHITGIRSATGAETEGWFVACPLTSRQFRDGNAAKAINKIVEAGKIAQDLGAEIVGLGAFTSIVGDAGITVAERLDIAVTTGNSYTVATALEGSLLAARQLGQDPAQCTAAILGATGSIGRVAAKMLGPQVARLILNARSAKPLQALADELAAEDIQAEAQTDINAALVDADIVVAVTSSVEAIVLPEMLKIGAVVCDVARPRDVSVKVAQERDDVLVIEGGAVAVPGDVDFHFNFGFPPKESYACMAETMILALEGKCEDYSLGRDIKCEQVTEIAELGRKHGFKLAGFRSFEHRVSDEDIQRVRDKLHAAQRLHSITA
- the lysS gene encoding lysine--tRNA ligase, which codes for MLPEELTQEEQRLQKLLALQEAGRDPFAIHRYERTHLAQEAVAAYEEPGGQKVCVCGRLMTRRAHGKSTFADLVDQSGKIQLYAKLDDLGAEGYEAFKDLDIGDILGVRGELFLTRTGEVTVKVSEFTLLSKSLRPLPEKWHGLQDTEARYRQRYLDLIMNPESREVFEKRARMTQAVRDLLCSRGFHEVETPVLQPLYGGANARPFTTHHNALDMTLYMRIAPELYLKRLVVGGMERVFEIGKLFRNEGIDTRHNPEFTSLEAYQAYADYEDMMDLVEQLVCAMAQSANGSLEITYGEYEIDLTPPWRRIGLYESIREAAGVDFSQIETDEAAREACKDLDVGNVSDQTLAGLLDRVFDRYVQPTLIQPTFVVDYPVAISPLAKRKAGDPELTARFEPFIGGAEVGNAFSELNDPLDQQRRFEAQVEARRVGDEEAHPLDEDFVRALEYGLPPTGGLGLGIDRLAMLICNRQSIREVILFPVMKPSQDE